A genomic region of Pararge aegeria chromosome 11, ilParAegt1.1, whole genome shotgun sequence contains the following coding sequences:
- the LOC120627311 gene encoding uncharacterized protein LOC120627311 → MNEPFNSTGPEPRKVGVWSEGAPVEPREYVMPKKSPESIDDIPTIPDLDDLQDILEKEISKPSPPEQDFETVNTLAEVGGVSGSVEGVEAALEVLLSYVPKVEADTADTVWTVDSLLVQLAEEEQASS, encoded by the exons aTGAATGAACCTTTTAATTCCACTGGCCCTGAGCCGAGAAAAGTAGGCGTTTGGTCAGAAGGAGCGCCCGTAGAACCAAG GGAGTATGTAATGCCCAAAAAATCGCCCGAATCCATTGACGACATACCAACGATACCGGACTTGGATGATCTTCAGGACATTCTGGAAAAAGAGATTTCTAAACCATCGCC CCCAGAGCAAGACTTTGAAACAGTTAACACATTGGCAGAGGTTGGTGGTGTCAGTGGGTCAGTGGAGGGTGTGGAGGCAGCCCTGGAGGTTCTGCTCTCTTATGTGCCAAAAGTAGAGGCTGATACTGCTGACACAGTGTGGACCGTTGACTCATTGCTGGTGCAACTTGCTGAGGAAGAACAAGCATcttcgtaa